In Lolium rigidum isolate FL_2022 chromosome 7, APGP_CSIRO_Lrig_0.1, whole genome shotgun sequence, the DNA window AAAATCGTAGATGTGGTAAATGTTAGCCTAGTGATCGGTACATTTCAAAAGTTTCTACAGCAGCAGGACACTAATCGTTTTTGGCAAGCCatgttcttttcttttgttttcgttgATTGTGTATATCCGTTATGTATTGGCTATTTTTTAAGAGAATATATTATTATCGTGAAAGTATCAATTACACGCTGCCTGTGCATCAGTAAGATGTCTACAAACGTCAGGGTTGTAAACATCcaatacaaaataaaaataaaaagagaaaaaacaaaacaaaaatcccGTCGCGGTGATGAACCACTCGCAACAAGCATCACTCTAATCACCACCGAAGACAACACCCGGACACCAAACGAGATTCTCCAAAAAGAGCAATGCCACCAAAAAGAGAACAATGCACAAGTGTTGTCGTCGTCCGATCgaagatcttggattttcaccctgaagataaccTGATTTTCCAAAACAATGTCTTCGGCAAGACCATTGCAAGGTACAACCAATGAAgggtagatcttaggttttcacttgTACTCAAGGAGCACAACCAAAAATGCAATCCACATGTGCTGCCATCTCCACTTTCCAATGTTGCTGCAAGTCGCCAAACACCCGACATATAGGAAGAACCTGTGCTGCATTGTTTCCATTGCTACCAGGACCCTCTCCAACATTGCCATTCTCTAGTCATAGCCCCCACAAATTTCTCCACCTCTGCCCGTTTCATGGAAATCTATATTAAAATGTGTCCCGTGGCATCGAAAAGAAGGCGAAGCTTCGTGCCTCGCCACATGTCGCCATTCTGGCTTAAGATAAGGACATGCACGACCGCATCGATTCTGCTCCAGATAATTAACCAGTAGCATCCTGCTCCAAACTATTGAAACCTTCAAGCGAAAGATTGGAACTCGTACGGCGGCCAGATTAAGGAGGCCGCATGAAGAAGATAGACTTCTTTGGTGCTCGAAGCTCCGTAGCCGAACCACCTTTATCCGAAGCCCGACCAGCAACCAGGCGCTACTAGCCATCACCGGCAGCCAAACCCACCGGAAACACTTGAGCTAGGCTAGCATATCGAGGGCGACAGTGGCCACCACGCCCACGAGCACTACAATAAGAAGCGTTGCGGTGGAGATAGGGCAATGGACGAGTCGGCCGCTGCAAGGCAACGCCCTGTCGATGCATCGGCCATGGCAGCCACAAACTAGGCGCAACAGCCATGGCCCTTTGGCCCATATCGGACCTAGATGGACACCGCCAATCGCCAGGCGCCACGCCCCCAATGTTGCACCGCTGCCACGGCTCGCCGCTCCCCTAGAGCACCATCCCGCCACCGCGCCAGAACAAACGGCGCGCCAACCCCTACGTGACCCGCTGATTCCACTTCACCACGTGTAGAGTGCGAATAGGGGTGTGTCATTCTTTCCCCACTGTCTTTGATGGCCAGGGCACCGCTACCACCACCGACGCCCACGGCAGTGGCCAGGGATGCCCGACATTAGGGTTTTTTTGGGGGTAGGTGTCGATCGCCCCAGAGTCGCCCCACGAGCGACCCAACGACATTTTGACTATTTCTTGATATTAAGTTGGAAAGGCTGGATACACTCAGTATCAACTTTATCCAAAAAGGAACGTTCAAGGTTGCTGCAAATTCCATGCCCCTCTTACAGTTTGGCGATGTGTTGCGCCATAATTTTCGAAGCCAAAATTTCCTCATATTGTTGAGGGAGGGGTATCGCTACTTCAATATGCGGATCATACTATTATTTTCATGGAAATGACTTAGAGAAAGCTGTGAAAAATGTAATTGATTATTTGTATCTTTGACCAACTATCTGAGCTGAAAATTTTATTTCACAAGAGTGAAATTTTCTACCGTGGATAGGCTAGTATTAGCAATTTTTAGGTTGTGAAGTTGGATTCCTTTATTTTAGATACCATGATGTCCCTATCCATTAGACGCAAGATGCTCTTCTCTCGTACAGAGTGGCACGTCAGAAGTAATTAGCATGTGCCACTCTGTACGAGAGAAGCttgctccgtttacttactgcaagctctgttctctttaattactgcaaacatcttcttccgctcgatacatttaattctttgtgttcagtaaaccggtgagattgacaacctcactgtaagttggggcaaagtattttcgttgtgttgtgtgcacgttccacgttgttgttgacgccggtagtgcgccctgccaatagtcagctagaaacaccttcagaagtcacacatttctcctactggtcgattaaaccttggtttctcacTAAGGGAAAAAATGATGTTATACTCATAACACCTTCCTCTCGGGGTTTCCCAACAACTACCAggaatattttctggcgccgttgccggggaactgaagaaaagttacaccacaaggatttccaactcccacggcaactgcacaccatcaatcatcatcatcatcatcatcatcaacaccgtctccaacaccaatccccTTTGTTTACTCGGTTGCAATCCAATCCCTAGTGTGGATCTCATCTTGTATTCAATTGTACTATCATACTCCATTCATATGTTTGAGATCATGTTGATTGCCTTCATGTGCGAGTAGTTTCTTTGTTCTTGGggagagatggagaaaccctagatatattatgatatGAATAAACATGATTTATGGCTTTGTACTATGATTGTATGTTAGTTTTATCTTGTGATATTGCATGATgtcgaccatgtaatatttgcctaaGGGTCACATGAGGGAACTACCTTTGAAAGTATGGTATTGCATACGGTGGGAAGTGACATCCTGTGTGCGGTGCACTACTGTATGGAAGAAGGGGATAAGaaggcactgttcccttcttggaggcgtcgtttttggagaatctgtacttcaggtgttgtcttggcggtggatgtattgctgttgttaggcccgagatactgtagctggacttttgtttcttagttttcttttcctttttttggttgtgtgcatccgtagtgtcattagggtggtgcgttgttgtagaggctgggtgtaattggtatcattttgatattaatatattccctttatcgaaaaaacaaaTATCCACGGGGGTAGCCCCTTAATTGTGATGGATCAATAGGTGGTTTGCCTAAGATCATTGCGATGGTTATTATTAGGGTGTTCACTCTAAGTTCTTATTTGGTACTAGAATGTTGTAGGGATTAGTTGGAAAGTATTGGGTGAAATCTATGTTGTTACCTAATTCCTACAAAACTTCATCCCAATTCACTAGGTAAATGTAGAGTATTGAAGATTGAGAAAAATACACTAAAATTGAGGAAAAAGGAGGATAAACGGGAATTAAACTCGCTCATGCTCTAACACCAAACATGCATTTAAAATAAGTGGAGATTTAAATTTTGGTGaggattatccccactaatccctaCTAAAACTCTAGTGCCAAACACAACTTAATTGAGCTTGGTTTAGCTCCGCTACTGATCGAACACATATGACCTGTAAATGCAGCTGAGTGTCTGACGTCTTTCTAAGAGATTAGATGATGGTTGATCTTTAACCCTTGTaaagtttgaatttgaaactCTGAGGCTTGGCCTTTTCGAAAAAGAACTTTCTATTGTCGCTGCAGTATGGCGCGCCAGAAATGCCACGTATACACGGGCTCGTTGCAGACAACTCCCTCCGTGCGCCACCGCGTCTCGCCCGTCCGAAAGCCCTTATCTCCGCCCCGCCCTGACCCGACCTCAGTTcgccggcggccatggcggctctccctctcctcctctgcaGTGCCGCCTCCTCCCACCGCGTCCGGCTTCTCGCCCCTCCCGTTCTCCCCTatcgcgcggcggcgcggccgacGTTCTCGCCCGTCAGGTTCTCCCCGTGCGTCGTCCACTCGCTGCGGCGAGCAGGGGCCAGGGCGGCCCCTCCGCCGTGCGCGGCCAAGCGTGGCGGCGGGGGAGGCGTATCATCGAGTGACGGGGAGGGCACGCGCGTGTTGCTTCAGGCGGCGCTCTGGGGCGCCGAGGCCGCCTACATtatctggctcttcctcctgccGTACGCGCCGGTCCGTACCGAACACAAATcttttctcttctttgcatgccgCTAGCTCAATGCAAGGGGACTTTGTTACACTTCGTTCTTTGAAAGACTAGTTATCGTTAGTGCATCATCCCGATCTGCTTACCATGTAGCATAAGTGTTTACCAGTCATGCCATTAGCCAATCGTCGATTCATTACCATCGTGATGCAGGGCGACCCGGTATGGGCTATCTCGCAAGCCACGATCACTGACCTTGTCGGCCTGTCgctcaacttcttcttcatcctgCCATTGATCAACTCTGGTACGCCCAGATTTCAAAATTCTGGAATGTGCATCAATTTGAAACTCACAGCATTACGGTCATGATTATGTTGGTGAGTTTGCTGGGCAGTGCAGCTGGAGTTCACCTGCTCGAATCCCCCGTCCTTCATCCAGTAAGAAGCCGTCCATATTTCTATCACGATGCTATCAGTGTGTGTACGGATTCCCTAATTCGGCCGTGCTTGCTTAGATGGCTGAAGGATTGTTCAATTTTGTGATTGCCTGGACACTGCTATTTGCGCCACTTCTCTTCACGGATGCTAGAAGGGACCGGTACAAGGGATCGCTTGACGTCTTGTGGGGCTGCCAGATGTTCCTCACAAATAGTATGATCTACC includes these proteins:
- the LOC124676066 gene encoding uncharacterized protein LOC124676066, which gives rise to MAALPLLLCSAASSHRVRLLAPPVLPYRAAARPTFSPVRFSPCVVHSLRRAGARAAPPPCAAKRGGGGGVSSSDGEGTRVLLQAALWGAEAAYIIWLFLLPYAPGDPVWAISQATITDLVGLSLNFFFILPLINSAGVHLLESPVLHPMAEGLFNFVIAWTLLFAPLLFTDARRDRYKGSLDVLWGCQMFLTNTFLIPYMAIRLNDPDKDQPPPQASKLASVMVRGASVVGITGGLVCVLSIVWAFFGRADADFGGILDRWQYAQDYVLTERLAYAFLWDILLYSIFQPWLIGGNLQNVKPKATEFVNVARFIPVVGIVAYLLCLEDKKD